The Geotalea uraniireducens Rf4 genome window below encodes:
- a CDS encoding GspE/PulE family protein has product MDKVVKEGSLGSILLQSQIITEDELKAALEEQKNSVSRIGEALIKLGVVTQEDIDWALSNQLNIPYVRLKKENIGRMAVERVPASLARRYNLIPLFLTGDDLSIAIADPLNSEAVRAVESATGCQITVSVALIREIREMQDLFYGTEETAATLGFSSGYFPSRALDAINSDLSGARLLDYLLLSIVQKKLASLSLQPMGDGILIVGRSGGIAREMGKLEAAHYPELLLRIRKLARINGTDEPSARGVLAFLLKGRKILYHASLLRGQGGDYVTLKLHISTAFPASVADLGLSEEKIRQFRELAAVETGMVLFSQRDADERCRFIDLYLDERATAGKTVLVLGDSVGNGRKKFPRIPVRKGPQTELGALIMATLDHDPDIIVIEDATDSQAFIAAGKAAMRGKLVLAGISFGGITATFKNLLFYWHKSYFIPTFVKGVISFKGLLILCPHCKLSYQPTPEESAALRIAVPATTSYRAKGCQACDHTGYAGRKYLMGLIPFDSPMLEAFEAARDSAEILDYLNGKGYRGIREEGLDLLNAGEISPEEFAAAIIY; this is encoded by the coding sequence ATGGATAAAGTCGTCAAAGAGGGATCACTCGGATCGATCCTTCTCCAATCTCAGATCATCACCGAAGATGAACTTAAAGCGGCGCTTGAGGAACAGAAAAATTCCGTCAGCCGTATCGGCGAGGCACTGATCAAGCTTGGGGTTGTCACCCAGGAGGACATCGACTGGGCCCTCTCCAACCAGCTCAATATCCCCTATGTGAGGCTGAAGAAGGAAAATATCGGCAGGATGGCCGTCGAACGCGTTCCGGCTTCTCTTGCCCGGCGTTACAACCTCATCCCTTTATTCCTCACCGGCGATGATTTAAGCATAGCCATCGCCGATCCATTAAACAGCGAGGCTGTCAGGGCCGTGGAAAGCGCGACCGGCTGCCAGATCACTGTTTCCGTGGCGCTCATCCGCGAAATTCGCGAGATGCAGGATCTTTTCTACGGCACGGAGGAAACAGCCGCGACACTCGGTTTCTCCTCCGGCTATTTCCCGTCCCGTGCTCTCGATGCAATCAACTCCGACCTGTCCGGCGCCAGACTCCTCGACTACCTCCTCCTTTCCATCGTCCAGAAAAAGCTGGCCTCACTGTCGTTGCAGCCGATGGGAGACGGCATCCTGATCGTGGGGAGGAGCGGCGGAATAGCCAGGGAAATGGGAAAGCTCGAAGCCGCCCATTATCCCGAGCTGCTGCTGCGCATCAGAAAACTCGCCAGGATCAATGGCACAGACGAGCCGTCAGCACGTGGTGTGCTGGCGTTCCTTCTCAAGGGGAGGAAGATACTTTACCATGCTTCCCTGCTACGCGGCCAGGGAGGGGATTACGTGACCCTCAAGCTTCACATCTCGACCGCTTTCCCTGCATCCGTCGCCGATTTAGGGCTTTCGGAAGAAAAGATTCGCCAATTCCGCGAACTGGCCGCCGTTGAAACCGGCATGGTACTCTTCTCGCAACGGGATGCCGACGAGCGCTGCCGTTTCATCGACCTATACCTGGATGAGCGCGCAACAGCCGGCAAAACCGTGCTGGTCCTCGGCGACAGCGTGGGCAACGGGAGGAAAAAATTCCCGCGCATCCCTGTCCGGAAGGGACCCCAGACCGAACTGGGCGCGTTGATAATGGCGACTCTCGACCATGATCCGGACATCATCGTCATCGAGGACGCCACCGACAGCCAGGCATTCATCGCCGCAGGCAAGGCGGCTATGCGCGGCAAGCTGGTATTGGCGGGCATTTCCTTCGGAGGCATCACGGCAACCTTCAAGAACCTCCTTTTCTACTGGCACAAAAGCTATTTCATCCCGACCTTCGTCAAGGGGGTGATCTCCTTCAAGGGGCTCCTCATCCTCTGCCCGCACTGCAAGTTGAGCTATCAGCCGACGCCCGAGGAGAGTGCCGCCCTGCGCATTGCGGTTCCGGCCACCACAAGCTACCGGGCCAAGGGATGCCAGGCCTGCGACCATACGGGCTATGCGGGCCGCAAATACCTGATGGGGCTGATCCCCTTCGACAGCCCCATGCTGGAAGCGTTTGAAGCCGCCAGGGACAGCGCTGAAATCCTCGACTACCTCAACGGCAAGGGATACCGCGGCATACGGGAAGAGGGTCTGGATCTGTTGAATGCCGGCGAGATATCGCCGGAAGAATTTGCCGCTGCAATCATCTATTAA
- a CDS encoding type IV pilus twitching motility protein PilT, giving the protein MARIDALFKMMHEQGASDLHLSTGAPPIFRLHGEMERLNFKALAHEDLKSILYEILSEKQIADFEARKDLDFAYSVPGLARFRGNILMQHRGIAAVFRIIPSKILTADELNLPEGVRKLTMLRKGLVLVTGPTGSGKSTTLAAMIDLINSTRREHILTLEDPLEFIHENKMSLFNQRQIGEHSESFAAALRAALREDPDVILVGEMRDLETISLAMSAAETGHLVFGTLHTSSAAKTVDRIIDVFPKDAQEQVRAMLSESLKGVISQQLLKNADGKGRTAALEIMMGTPAIGNLIREGKTFQIPSIMQTARKDGMQLMDQHLLDLLKTKKVAPEEAYRCSADKKQFEQYLPDRPQQ; this is encoded by the coding sequence ATGGCACGCATTGACGCACTATTTAAAATGATGCACGAACAGGGAGCCTCGGACCTGCACCTCTCCACCGGTGCCCCCCCCATCTTCCGCCTGCATGGAGAAATGGAGCGCCTGAACTTCAAGGCGCTGGCCCACGAGGACCTGAAGTCCATCCTTTACGAGATCCTCAGCGAGAAACAGATAGCCGATTTCGAAGCGCGAAAGGACCTGGATTTCGCCTATTCCGTGCCGGGCCTCGCCCGCTTCCGCGGCAACATCCTCATGCAGCATCGCGGGATTGCGGCAGTTTTCCGCATCATCCCCAGTAAAATCCTCACGGCCGACGAGCTGAATCTCCCGGAAGGGGTGCGCAAGCTGACCATGCTGAGGAAGGGGCTGGTCCTCGTCACCGGCCCGACCGGTTCCGGTAAATCCACCACCCTGGCGGCAATGATCGACCTGATAAACTCCACCCGCCGCGAACATATCCTCACCCTGGAAGACCCGCTTGAATTCATCCACGAAAACAAGATGTCCCTCTTCAACCAGCGCCAGATTGGCGAGCATTCAGAGAGTTTCGCCGCTGCGCTCCGCGCCGCCCTGCGTGAGGACCCGGACGTGATCCTCGTCGGCGAGATGCGCGACCTGGAGACCATCAGCCTGGCCATGAGCGCCGCAGAGACCGGCCACCTCGTCTTCGGCACCCTCCACACCAGTTCCGCGGCCAAGACCGTGGACAGGATCATCGATGTTTTTCCCAAGGATGCCCAGGAGCAGGTGCGCGCCATGCTCTCCGAATCACTCAAGGGGGTCATCAGCCAGCAGTTGCTGAAAAACGCAGACGGCAAGGGAAGGACGGCTGCCCTGGAGATCATGATGGGCACCCCGGCCATCGGCAACCTGATCCGCGAGGGGAAAACGTTCCAGATCCCCTCCATCATGCAGACCGCCCGGAAAGACGGCATGCAGCTCATGGACCAGCACCTGCTCGACCTGCTGAAGACGAAGAAAGTAGCCCCGGAAGAGGCATACCGCTGCTCCGCCGACAAGAAGCAGTTCGAGCAGTACCTCCCTGACCGGCCGCAGCAGTAG
- a CDS encoding class I SAM-dependent methyltransferase — MNEREYEQMFKVEDRHWWYASLHELILEFVAKEQQSGRTLRILDAGCGTGRLCQLLEKFAEVEGCDLSQQAIAFSRARGLTAVSCADLNHADLGEERYDVVTSIDVLYHRAVANDAEILAKFYRALKPGGLLILNLPAYEFLRSTHDIAVHTRKRYTRKELLPLLAEEGFCVERSTYRLGFLFIPIAFCRLAKRFLPRSPEAEEVASDVGLSTASVNSLLLSLVRAENLLLKRYSMPIGTSLFVTARRPFS; from the coding sequence ATGAACGAACGGGAATATGAACAGATGTTCAAGGTCGAGGACCGTCACTGGTGGTATGCCTCGCTCCATGAGCTCATCCTGGAGTTCGTGGCGAAAGAGCAGCAGAGCGGGCGCACTCTCCGGATACTCGATGCCGGTTGCGGCACCGGCCGTCTCTGCCAGCTTCTTGAGAAATTCGCTGAGGTGGAAGGATGCGATCTGTCGCAACAAGCCATCGCCTTCAGTCGGGCTCGGGGACTCACTGCCGTTTCCTGTGCCGATCTCAACCATGCCGATCTGGGAGAGGAGCGCTATGACGTGGTCACCTCCATCGACGTGCTTTACCACCGTGCCGTAGCAAATGATGCGGAGATACTCGCAAAATTTTACCGGGCACTCAAGCCGGGGGGGCTCCTCATCCTCAACCTGCCGGCCTACGAGTTTCTGCGGAGCACCCACGACATTGCCGTCCATACCCGCAAGCGTTACACGCGTAAAGAACTCCTTCCCCTGCTGGCAGAGGAGGGGTTTTGCGTCGAAAGATCAACCTACCGTCTCGGTTTCCTTTTCATTCCCATCGCCTTCTGCCGCCTGGCAAAGCGATTCCTTCCCCGCTCGCCCGAAGCGGAAGAAGTCGCGTCGGACGTCGGTCTGTCGACGGCGTCGGTGAACAGCCTTCTTCTGAGTCTCGTTCGAGCGGAGAACCTCCTCCTCAAGCGTTATTCCATGCCGATCGGCACATCGCTCTTCGTCACCGCGCGTCGCCCTTTTTCCTGA
- a CDS encoding DegT/DnrJ/EryC1/StrS family aminotransferase produces MKKIGNRGECSDQAPVRYWDYLDDYRRNREEILALVDEVFASGRLILGSRVAAFEEHFAAFCGSRFGVGVNSGTDAIFLALKALDIGPGAEVITVANTAVPTVAAIRATGAMPVFVDVEADTFLMDVTRVEETVTSRTRCVLPVHLYGQPVDMEPLLDVARRRGVEVVEDCAQAAGAVYRGGRVGSFGAVGAFSFYPTKVLGGFGDGGMAVTKREDLHHRLRRLRFYGMDGGYYSEEEGYNSRLDELQAALLDFRLPALDEEITRRKNIAAIYTGGLEGVGDIALPLVQSDRNHQYYLYTIRTGRRDELKNYLEGCGIETRINYPTPIHHMRGYRFLGYRQGSLPVTERLAEEILSLPMYPDLLAEEAGRVVEAIRSFFRNQPLSGKKDHG; encoded by the coding sequence ATGAAGAAGATCGGCAATAGGGGAGAGTGTAGCGATCAGGCGCCGGTGCGTTACTGGGACTATCTGGATGATTACCGGCGGAACCGCGAGGAGATACTTGCTTTAGTCGACGAAGTCTTTGCCTCGGGGCGCCTCATCCTCGGCAGCCGGGTGGCGGCATTCGAGGAACACTTCGCCGCTTTCTGCGGCAGCCGGTTCGGGGTCGGGGTCAATTCGGGCACAGACGCCATCTTCCTGGCGCTCAAGGCGCTCGATATCGGGCCGGGAGCAGAGGTGATCACCGTTGCCAATACCGCAGTGCCGACCGTCGCGGCGATCCGGGCCACCGGTGCCATGCCCGTCTTCGTCGATGTGGAGGCGGATACCTTCCTCATGGATGTAACCCGGGTCGAGGAGACCGTCACATCCCGCACCAGGTGCGTCCTGCCGGTGCACCTCTATGGCCAGCCGGTCGATATGGAGCCGCTTCTCGACGTGGCTCGCAGGAGGGGGGTAGAGGTGGTGGAAGACTGCGCCCAGGCCGCAGGTGCCGTCTACCGGGGGGGGCGGGTCGGGAGTTTCGGCGCCGTGGGGGCCTTCTCCTTCTATCCCACCAAGGTCCTCGGCGGGTTCGGCGACGGCGGCATGGCCGTGACGAAGCGGGAAGATCTTCACCACCGTCTCCGGCGGCTCCGCTTCTACGGCATGGATGGGGGGTACTATTCGGAAGAGGAGGGATACAACTCGCGGCTCGACGAACTTCAGGCGGCGCTCCTCGATTTCCGTCTCCCTGCCCTCGATGAAGAGATAACGCGGCGGAAAAATATAGCGGCAATCTATACGGGCGGTCTGGAAGGGGTGGGGGATATCGCGCTGCCTCTTGTGCAAAGCGACAGGAACCACCAGTATTACCTTTACACCATCAGAACCGGCCGGAGGGATGAACTCAAGAACTACCTGGAAGGGTGCGGCATCGAGACCCGCATCAATTACCCGACGCCGATCCATCACATGCGGGGCTACAGGTTCCTCGGTTACCGGCAGGGTTCCCTGCCGGTGACCGAGCGTCTGGCGGAAGAAATCCTGTCATTGCCCATGTACCCCGATCTTTTGGCAGAAGAGGCGGGACGGGTCGTCGAGGCAATCAGATCATTTTTCCGAAACCAGCCGTTATCGGGGAAAAAGGACCATGGATGA
- a CDS encoding Gfo/Idh/MocA family protein — MALTADKRVRVGILGCSDIACRKFIPALRGCGGAVLKGVASRAAASLAGETYAVLGYEELLAHEEIELVYLSLPNHLHEEWTVRALQSGKHVICEKPLGLSAASVERMLRCAGERGVLLYENLMYLHHPQHAAVKGLIDAGRIGRIRSLRSVFAFPFPAAGNFRLDPERGGGAFHDLARYPLSTALHCLQGDSYRFRGFALDRSGLNVAMHGTALTSAGEVFTFSIAFGQQYESYYEIIGELGKIRVDRAYTTPADLANLIRVTCGERDTSFTVPACDHFRLMIEHVCAVVRNGGDFGEMHQRTRRLARLADQMEKGCRHEEDRQ; from the coding sequence ATGGCGCTAACTGCTGACAAGAGAGTGCGCGTGGGGATTCTTGGCTGCTCGGACATTGCTTGCCGGAAGTTCATTCCTGCGCTTCGTGGCTGTGGAGGAGCTGTTCTCAAGGGGGTAGCGAGCCGGGCCGCCGCTTCCCTTGCCGGGGAAACGTATGCAGTACTCGGCTATGAGGAGCTTTTAGCCCACGAAGAGATAGAGCTGGTCTATCTCTCGCTGCCGAACCATCTCCACGAAGAGTGGACGGTGCGTGCCCTGCAAAGCGGGAAACATGTCATCTGCGAAAAGCCGCTCGGCCTTTCTGCCGCCTCGGTCGAAAGGATGCTCCGCTGCGCCGGGGAACGGGGAGTTCTCCTCTACGAGAACCTCATGTATCTCCATCACCCCCAGCATGCCGCAGTGAAGGGTCTTATCGATGCGGGGCGAATCGGCCGGATCAGATCCCTGAGGAGCGTCTTTGCTTTCCCTTTCCCCGCGGCCGGCAATTTCCGCCTCGACCCGGAGAGGGGGGGAGGCGCTTTCCACGACCTCGCCCGTTATCCTTTGAGCACGGCGCTGCATTGTTTGCAGGGCGATTCCTACCGGTTCAGAGGGTTCGCCCTCGACCGCAGCGGGCTCAATGTGGCGATGCATGGTACGGCTCTTACCTCTGCCGGAGAGGTATTTACCTTCTCCATCGCCTTTGGCCAGCAGTACGAGTCGTATTATGAAATCATCGGCGAGCTGGGGAAGATAAGGGTGGATCGGGCCTACACGACCCCCGCCGATCTGGCGAATCTGATACGGGTGACCTGCGGCGAGCGTGACACTTCATTCACAGTTCCCGCCTGCGATCACTTCCGGCTCATGATCGAGCACGTCTGCGCCGTCGTGCGAAACGGTGGGGATTTCGGGGAAATGCACCAGCGAACAAGGAGGCTTGCCCGCCTCGCTGACCAAATGGAGAAAGGATGCCGCCATGAAGAAGATCGGCAATAG
- a CDS encoding NDP-hexose 2,3-dehydratase family protein — translation MAMKRARQAPSAPKRKSPEPERRIDILGFDQQTTREIRLSRTTEYALYSDRYVDDWIAGWLATPRLSIESIPLGEMRRWRIEPGTGNIRHDSGMFFTVTGVKARHRTAAGELKWDQPIIDQPEIGILGILVKRINGVLHFCLQAKEEPGNINSVQLSPTVQATYSNYTKAHGGSLPPLVEFFLNPPRDRVLFAKLQTEDGGRFLFKSNRNMIIQLADHELRELPGEFIWLTLRQISNLIRRDNLIHACTRSILASLVLSRGVSGRRTNPSCRDTAAGLAETIQWLDDQRSANHILAKRVGLNTLKEWNLDGNGYFSHREGRFFRVIGINVSSAGREVPVWSQPILANPECGIIGLLTKVHRGERHFLMQAKAEVGNRSIVQLAPTVQFTPGNYVGNEKLPKPFLFDEFSGDGRFPVLRQNYQAEEGARFFQETHLHRILQLPEGVDLGLPPEFNWISETQVRFFLHLGETINSCARSIISCLL, via the coding sequence ATGGCCATGAAAAGAGCTCGCCAGGCGCCTAGTGCCCCAAAACGAAAATCGCCCGAACCAGAGCGGCGGATCGACATTCTGGGGTTCGATCAGCAAACAACCAGGGAAATCCGCCTTTCCCGCACCACGGAGTACGCCCTTTACTCTGACCGATACGTTGACGATTGGATCGCCGGGTGGCTGGCAACTCCCCGATTGAGCATTGAATCTATTCCCCTGGGGGAGATGAGGCGATGGCGCATAGAGCCCGGCACCGGCAACATCCGCCATGATTCCGGGATGTTCTTCACCGTGACCGGGGTAAAGGCGAGACATCGCACTGCCGCCGGCGAACTGAAGTGGGACCAGCCGATCATAGACCAACCGGAAATAGGGATCCTCGGCATCCTCGTGAAGAGGATCAACGGCGTGCTCCATTTTTGTCTCCAGGCAAAGGAGGAGCCCGGCAACATAAATTCGGTGCAGCTCTCGCCAACGGTCCAGGCAACGTACAGCAACTACACCAAAGCCCATGGCGGAAGCCTTCCGCCGTTGGTGGAATTCTTCCTCAACCCCCCCAGGGATCGCGTGCTGTTCGCCAAACTCCAGACCGAAGACGGGGGCCGTTTCCTCTTCAAATCGAACCGCAACATGATCATCCAGCTGGCCGACCATGAGCTGCGGGAACTCCCTGGGGAATTCATCTGGCTCACGTTGCGCCAGATATCAAACCTGATACGTCGCGACAATCTGATCCACGCCTGCACCCGAAGCATATTGGCCTCTTTAGTCCTTTCCCGGGGCGTTTCCGGCAGGCGGACAAACCCGTCTTGCCGTGATACCGCTGCCGGCTTGGCCGAAACCATCCAGTGGCTCGATGATCAGAGGTCGGCCAACCATATCCTGGCCAAAAGGGTGGGGCTGAACACCCTGAAGGAGTGGAACCTGGACGGGAACGGCTATTTTTCTCACAGGGAAGGGCGCTTTTTCCGGGTCATCGGCATCAATGTCAGCTCTGCCGGACGGGAAGTCCCCGTCTGGAGCCAGCCGATCCTCGCCAATCCGGAATGCGGCATCATTGGCCTGCTCACAAAAGTCCACAGGGGCGAAAGGCATTTCCTCATGCAGGCCAAGGCTGAGGTGGGGAACCGTAGCATCGTCCAATTGGCCCCCACGGTGCAATTCACTCCCGGCAACTATGTCGGTAACGAAAAGCTGCCGAAACCGTTCCTCTTCGACGAGTTCTCCGGCGACGGCCGGTTCCCGGTGCTCCGGCAAAATTATCAGGCCGAGGAGGGGGCACGTTTCTTTCAGGAAACCCACCTGCACCGGATTCTGCAACTCCCTGAGGGGGTAGATCTCGGTCTTCCTCCGGAATTTAACTGGATATCGGAAACCCAGGTCCGCTTCTTTCTCCATCTTGGAGAGACCATCAATTCATGTGCACGGAGTATCATCTCCTGCCTGTTGTAG
- a CDS encoding glycosyltransferase family 2 protein, whose protein sequence is MTRLSIVIPVYNAEKTIESLCNTLINLYGKRFIFEIVLVNDNSQDSTHLICRRLHETHRGSISYIRLARNFGEHSAVMAGLNHATGDLCVIMDDDFQNPPEEVGRLVDEIEKGFDVVYTHYYAKRDSFFRNLGSRFNDKMANIVLQKPANLYLSSFKVMNRFLVNEVIKYTGPDPYIDAIILRSTANIGRVGVRHEKRKHGNSGYTLGKLISLWGNMVVSYSLIPLRILGVIGLAMTIVGCYVGISTYISYLLPQLQDPSEYETLTAITTFFRGFQFLAVSVVGEYVGRIYLSLNSDPQFVVREKFSSQRKLQFACIHKEPDNNGHEKSSPGA, encoded by the coding sequence ATGACCAGACTCTCAATTGTCATCCCTGTTTACAATGCGGAAAAAACCATTGAGTCGCTGTGCAACACCCTGATCAATCTCTATGGCAAGAGATTCATATTTGAAATAGTTCTCGTCAACGACAACAGCCAGGACAGCACCCACCTGATCTGTCGGAGACTCCACGAAACGCATCGCGGCAGCATCAGCTATATCAGGCTGGCCCGCAACTTCGGTGAACACAGTGCGGTCATGGCTGGTCTCAACCATGCCACCGGCGACCTTTGCGTCATCATGGACGACGACTTCCAGAACCCGCCCGAGGAGGTCGGCCGCCTCGTGGATGAAATCGAAAAGGGGTTCGACGTGGTCTATACCCACTATTACGCCAAACGGGACAGCTTTTTCCGCAATCTCGGCAGCCGGTTCAACGACAAGATGGCGAACATCGTTCTTCAGAAACCGGCAAACCTATACCTGTCGAGCTTCAAGGTCATGAACCGGTTTCTTGTGAACGAGGTCATCAAATACACCGGTCCCGACCCTTACATCGACGCCATAATTTTGCGCTCCACGGCCAACATCGGCAGGGTTGGGGTGCGACACGAAAAAAGAAAACACGGCAACTCCGGCTACACGCTGGGGAAGCTCATTTCGCTCTGGGGAAACATGGTGGTCAGCTACTCCCTTATTCCCCTCAGGATACTGGGGGTCATCGGGCTCGCCATGACCATTGTGGGGTGCTATGTGGGCATTTCCACCTACATCTCTTATCTTCTCCCCCAATTGCAGGACCCGAGCGAATACGAGACGCTGACGGCGATTACCACCTTTTTCCGCGGCTTTCAATTTCTCGCCGTCAGCGTTGTCGGAGAATACGTGGGGAGGATATACCTGTCACTGAACAGCGACCCGCAGTTCGTGGTCAGGGAAAAGTTCTCCTCCCAGAGGAAACTACAGTTCGCCTGCATACATAAGGAACCTGACAACAATGGCCATGAAAAGAGCTCGCCAGGCGCCTAG
- a CDS encoding UbiD family decarboxylase yields the protein MAYRCLHEFLARLEEMGELHRVTVEVDPVLEIAEITDRMCKSAHGGKALLFERVKGSAFPVATNLFGSYRRVCEALDISELGQLSRLMEELLPLQPASSGQTIDDLHSPALSRFTPLLANNGDCQAVADYSPDLRKYPLLKSWPGDAGRFITLPLVFTRDPETGTQNCGMYRVRVFDENSAGMHWNPGSGGAGHYGKYQSRGERMPIAIAVGGDPALIWSASLPLPGAVDEMAFAGYIRNEPVSMVRCLTSRIMVPANTEMVIEGYLDPGEVRDEGEFGNHTGYYTTAGNVPVVHVTCITHRNGMIYPATVVGPPPMEDCYLAKATERLLLPLSRRQVPAIVDINLPMEGIFHGCAVVAIQKEHAGQARQVVQELWRTGWLRKAKLLVVVDADVPVNDLSLVGWKVVNNAEWPRDLIIADGRMGLDATGKLAEETDGIRRQEIRKDEVISKLVERKWREYGCA from the coding sequence ATGGCCTACCGCTGTCTGCACGAATTCCTGGCAAGGTTGGAAGAGATGGGAGAGCTGCACCGGGTAACGGTGGAGGTGGACCCGGTCCTGGAGATAGCGGAAATCACCGATCGCATGTGCAAGTCTGCGCATGGCGGCAAGGCGCTTTTGTTTGAGCGGGTCAAGGGAAGCGCCTTCCCGGTGGCAACCAACCTGTTCGGCTCTTACCGCCGTGTCTGTGAAGCCTTGGACATCAGTGAACTCGGCCAGCTCAGCCGGCTCATGGAGGAACTGCTTCCCCTTCAGCCTGCATCATCCGGGCAAACGATTGATGACCTCCACAGTCCGGCGTTGTCCCGTTTCACCCCACTGCTCGCAAATAACGGAGACTGTCAGGCAGTAGCAGATTATAGCCCTGATCTTCGTAAATACCCTTTGTTGAAGAGCTGGCCCGGGGATGCGGGGCGTTTTATCACTCTCCCCCTCGTTTTCACCCGCGATCCGGAAACAGGCACGCAGAACTGCGGCATGTACCGCGTCAGGGTTTTCGACGAAAACAGTGCCGGCATGCACTGGAATCCAGGGAGCGGGGGTGCAGGGCATTACGGGAAATACCAGTCGCGCGGGGAGCGAATGCCGATCGCCATCGCAGTGGGTGGCGACCCGGCGCTGATTTGGTCCGCTTCCCTGCCGCTGCCGGGGGCAGTTGACGAAATGGCGTTTGCCGGTTACATCCGCAACGAGCCGGTCAGCATGGTTCGCTGCCTGACCAGCAGGATCATGGTACCCGCCAATACGGAGATGGTGATCGAAGGCTACCTGGACCCGGGCGAGGTGCGGGATGAAGGTGAATTCGGCAATCACACCGGTTATTACACGACGGCGGGAAACGTGCCGGTCGTCCATGTTACGTGCATAACACACCGCAACGGGATGATCTATCCGGCAACCGTTGTCGGTCCTCCCCCCATGGAGGACTGCTATCTGGCCAAGGCAACCGAACGGCTGCTGCTCCCTCTCAGCAGGCGGCAAGTTCCCGCCATTGTCGACATCAACCTCCCCATGGAGGGAATCTTTCACGGTTGTGCCGTTGTTGCCATACAGAAGGAGCACGCCGGACAGGCCCGTCAGGTCGTTCAGGAGTTGTGGCGCACGGGCTGGCTGCGCAAGGCCAAACTGCTCGTTGTTGTGGATGCGGATGTGCCGGTGAACGACCTCTCCCTGGTGGGATGGAAGGTAGTAAACAACGCGGAGTGGCCCCGGGATCTGATCATTGCCGACGGCAGGATGGGACTGGACGCCACGGGCAAACTGGCGGAGGAAACGGACGGTATCCGGCGCCAGGAAATCCGCAAGGATGAAGTTATCAGCAAGCTGGTTGAGAGGAAATGGCGGGAATATGGGTGCGCATGA
- a CDS encoding 4-hydroxybenzoate octaprenyltransferase yields the protein MNLFDKIKVFLEMIKFSHTIFALPFAFTGALLAARGLPTAYQTLWILMAMVGARTAAMSLNRMIDAEIDGQNPRTSGRALPAGLLSKGMVAVFIALSLTLMLFAARMLNPLCLYLSPVALFFLVLYSYCKRFTALAHVVLGLCLAAAPLGAWIAITGTIELPAVLLALAVLLWVAGFDILYALQDLEFDRTSGLHSIPVRLGISGSLWTARIFHLLMIALLTGLFFLLHLGPYFFVGLTITVILTAYEHWLLRDGDLTRLDAAFFNMNGYISVTVLVFTLLDILFYRGGA from the coding sequence ATGAACCTGTTCGACAAAATCAAGGTATTCCTGGAGATGATCAAGTTCTCCCATACCATCTTCGCTCTCCCCTTTGCTTTTACCGGCGCATTGCTGGCCGCGCGCGGCCTGCCGACTGCCTACCAGACGCTCTGGATACTTATGGCCATGGTCGGTGCCCGCACCGCAGCCATGAGTCTGAACCGAATGATAGACGCGGAGATCGACGGGCAGAATCCGCGAACCAGCGGGCGTGCCCTGCCGGCCGGCTTGCTCAGCAAGGGGATGGTGGCCGTTTTCATTGCCCTATCCCTCACTCTCATGCTCTTTGCCGCCCGGATGCTCAACCCTTTGTGCCTCTATCTTTCGCCGGTGGCGCTCTTTTTTCTCGTGCTCTATTCCTATTGCAAGCGCTTTACCGCTCTGGCCCATGTGGTGCTCGGGCTTTGCCTGGCTGCCGCGCCGCTCGGCGCCTGGATCGCCATTACCGGTACGATTGAACTCCCTGCCGTGCTCCTGGCGTTGGCGGTTCTTCTCTGGGTGGCCGGATTCGACATCCTTTACGCACTACAGGATCTGGAATTCGACCGGACCAGCGGACTCCACTCCATCCCGGTACGGCTCGGCATCTCCGGCTCACTCTGGACCGCGCGCATCTTCCACCTGCTGATGATCGCTCTTTTGACCGGCCTCTTCTTTCTACTGCACCTCGGTCCGTACTTCTTTGTCGGCCTGACCATTACCGTCATCTTGACTGCCTACGAACACTGGCTGCTCCGTGACGGCGACCTGACCAGGCTCGACGCCGCGTTCTTCAACATGAACGGCTATATCAGCGTCACCGTTCTGGTCTTTACCCTGCTCGACATCCTGTTTTACCGGGGGGGGGCATGA